In the genome of Leptospira licerasiae serovar Varillal str. VAR 010, one region contains:
- a CDS encoding SpoIIE family protein phosphatase gives MSYTSSRAGGFQNKWDAILGFFKKDPDRQVYEKEYIEDLKRQTRSIQYPGAVLAIFVWLGFAFGTDQKLHPEFPELFYFRIGFSLVGILSLILLLLDTLFKIPTRRYSLEMAYTFIAYLLLCTSFFTGRIADDPNYVSGLQIALMCIVFIPLPKNSYFVFLILSLISFLSSVLIYSPNLSTPQAAYSMQNLGIAFLLTLVFSVILERYRFVSFVSGFKIQESNREISEKMLQIQALKEKQDGDYFLTALLLSPLIKLDNSENSAVKVEFLLDQYKKFSFKEKDYELGGDFLSAYIVKIQDRDYTAFINGDAMGKSIQGAGGALVLGSVFNSIISRTRLSPEVQSKSPERWLKEAFIDLQNVFETFDGFMLISAVLGIVEHSTGAMYYINAEHPWPVLYRDGKAMFLGAESNIRKLGISEIFGSKIQVQTFRMLPGDTIFCGSDGRDDLVLEEDFSGKRVMNEDETIFLASVEESGGELKTIRRSLISRGKLSDDLSILSISYNPSRNPYMEDKRSIMEAEATFQKGNTKDAIRILEEGLKKSGAVGERYFPQVAKLLSKWYDKISEFKKAAEWAEKSISWNPSETELLFYSSILWKKAYTQRKDAEYLKSAAELGEKLRVRFPNHLKNLINLSDIYRLLGNSFRAKKLLDEASVLSPDDPKIAELKKRL, from the coding sequence ATGTCATATACTTCCTCCCGGGCAGGTGGTTTTCAAAACAAATGGGATGCCATTCTAGGTTTTTTTAAAAAGGACCCGGACAGGCAAGTCTATGAAAAAGAATATATTGAAGATCTAAAAAGACAAACTAGAAGTATTCAGTATCCGGGCGCAGTGCTTGCGATATTTGTTTGGTTAGGTTTTGCTTTTGGAACGGACCAAAAATTACATCCTGAATTTCCTGAACTTTTCTATTTTCGCATCGGATTTTCGTTAGTAGGGATTCTCAGTCTGATTCTCCTTCTCTTGGACACGTTGTTTAAGATACCAACTCGAAGATACAGCCTAGAAATGGCGTACACGTTCATCGCCTACCTACTCCTTTGTACTTCCTTTTTTACGGGAAGGATTGCGGACGATCCGAATTACGTATCCGGACTTCAGATCGCTCTCATGTGTATCGTATTCATCCCTCTTCCTAAAAATTCATATTTCGTATTCTTAATATTATCCCTAATCTCTTTCTTAAGTTCGGTTCTCATCTATTCCCCGAACTTAAGCACTCCTCAAGCCGCATATTCCATGCAGAATCTAGGAATTGCATTTCTTCTCACCTTAGTCTTTTCAGTGATCTTAGAAAGATATAGATTCGTAAGTTTTGTAAGCGGATTTAAGATCCAGGAAAGTAATCGGGAAATTTCGGAAAAGATGTTACAGATCCAGGCTTTGAAAGAAAAGCAGGATGGGGATTATTTCTTAACTGCGTTACTTCTTTCTCCTTTGATCAAATTGGACAATTCCGAAAATTCCGCAGTCAAAGTGGAATTCCTGTTAGATCAGTACAAAAAATTCTCCTTCAAAGAAAAGGATTATGAATTGGGCGGGGACTTCTTAAGCGCCTATATAGTAAAGATCCAAGACAGAGATTATACTGCCTTTATTAACGGGGATGCGATGGGTAAATCCATCCAAGGCGCGGGCGGTGCATTGGTACTAGGTTCCGTATTCAATTCTATCATTAGTCGTACAAGGCTCTCTCCGGAAGTCCAATCTAAATCTCCGGAACGCTGGCTCAAAGAAGCGTTCATAGATCTACAAAACGTATTCGAGACATTCGACGGATTCATGTTGATCTCGGCCGTTCTAGGAATAGTAGAACACTCAACTGGCGCAATGTATTATATCAATGCGGAACATCCTTGGCCGGTACTTTATAGGGACGGAAAGGCAATGTTCCTTGGAGCGGAATCTAATATTCGTAAATTAGGGATCTCTGAAATATTCGGCTCCAAGATCCAAGTCCAAACATTCCGTATGCTTCCCGGAGACACAATTTTCTGCGGATCTGATGGAAGAGACGATCTTGTATTAGAAGAGGACTTTTCAGGCAAGAGAGTCATGAACGAGGACGAAACGATCTTCTTGGCATCCGTCGAAGAAAGTGGCGGAGAATTAAAAACGATCCGCCGGTCGCTAATTAGCAGAGGAAAACTTTCCGACGATCTAAGTATATTATCTATTTCTTATAATCCTTCCAGAAACCCGTACATGGAAGATAAAAGATCCATTATGGAAGCTGAGGCGACCTTCCAAAAAGGAAATACAAAGGACGCAATACGTATCTTGGAAGAGGGACTTAAAAAATCGGGTGCAGTGGGAGAACGTTATTTCCCTCAGGTCGCCAAACTTCTATCCAAATGGTACGATAAAATATCCGAATTTAAAAAAGCGGCGGAATGGGCGGAGAAGTCCATTTCCTGGAATCCTTCTGAAACGGAGCTTTTATTCTACTCTTCTATTCTTTGGAAGAAGGCTTATACGCAGAGAAAAGACGCCGAATACTTAAAATCCGCAGCGGAACTTGGCGAGAAGTTAAGAGTACGTTTCCCGAATCATTTAAAAAACTTGATCAACCTATCGGATATCTATAGGTTATTAGGCAATTCTTTCCGAGCAAAAAAGTTACTGGATGAGGCATCCGTTCTTTCGCCGGATGATCCAAAGATCGCAGAGTTAAAAAAACGTCTGTAG
- a CDS encoding tetratricopeptide repeat protein encodes MKHASIIPILLVSVLDLGTLFASPQNTNSVFVCRDTDSSGRARAVWPAYYYSLGLESMNKARNSEGRERTEEIIEAVRNFQDYIRCSESVGVPVSAVFRWNKALAHYYLGQWKDAVSELDLAEKTDPNFRESYILKGTILLNSGEYEKAATYLESHLSKFSEDPDFYYLLSSAELALKNDAKSVLYLSSLRDLIKQKDSNPKYPEFVYLSLGKTYFALGQNTKALFYISGYLEMRPENWEVRFLLAKILDQLGKFSQAKKQLQRILQEIQGNSSVELMLGEMYFIESRSMAAGYFEDLKKKGKLNKDGVLFGLYSVLNSKYGDARRILFPLKERFPKRLSIRLGVLEIQKRDPNINKKEYIRELVEVASIALQSQLSTLAETLLLESIKITEEEKLDPRILAEQYDFLAGVYEQSGSVFRSIVSVRKAIQYTSSPEDSKKYELHLAFLLRGNPPGKIQESEEIIQNILKNDPNNHYAYYLLGIVLFQSEKLEASRSAFEQAIRLEPKSSVYHFYRASTLEKLGRIPEMEADLRKSMELDPENPIAYNYLGYHYSEKGIRLDEALDLIRKAVELAPDNEAYQDSLGWIYYKKGRVDEALLHLNLAFQILQDKNEFDPTICEHLGDVHHERREFADARRFWEKSETLFQKKEDKVRIREKLERLRTNPVSNKS; translated from the coding sequence ATGAAACACGCAAGCATTATTCCGATCCTTCTGGTATCCGTTCTGGATCTAGGTACCTTATTTGCTTCTCCTCAAAATACTAACTCCGTTTTTGTATGTAGGGACACAGATTCTTCCGGAAGGGCGAGAGCTGTATGGCCGGCCTATTATTATTCTCTAGGTTTAGAGAGTATGAATAAGGCCAGAAATTCCGAGGGAAGAGAAAGAACGGAAGAAATTATAGAAGCGGTCCGAAATTTCCAGGACTATATTCGTTGCTCCGAATCTGTAGGAGTTCCTGTCTCTGCGGTGTTTCGTTGGAATAAGGCATTGGCTCATTATTACTTAGGCCAATGGAAAGACGCGGTTTCCGAACTGGATCTGGCGGAAAAAACGGACCCGAATTTTAGAGAATCCTATATTCTAAAAGGGACGATCCTTTTGAACAGCGGGGAATACGAAAAGGCCGCTACTTATTTAGAATCTCATTTGAGTAAATTTTCGGAAGATCCGGATTTTTACTATTTATTGAGCTCTGCCGAGCTTGCTTTAAAGAATGATGCAAAGTCGGTTTTGTATTTAAGTTCTCTTAGAGATTTGATCAAACAAAAAGATTCGAATCCTAAATATCCTGAATTCGTATATTTATCTTTAGGAAAAACGTATTTTGCTTTGGGCCAGAATACAAAGGCTCTCTTTTATATTTCCGGTTATCTGGAGATGAGACCCGAAAACTGGGAGGTCCGATTTCTTCTCGCAAAAATTTTAGACCAGCTGGGAAAGTTTTCTCAGGCCAAAAAACAATTACAAAGGATCTTACAAGAGATCCAAGGAAATTCTTCCGTTGAGTTGATGCTTGGAGAAATGTACTTTATAGAAAGTAGATCCATGGCCGCAGGTTATTTCGAGGACTTAAAAAAGAAAGGTAAGTTGAATAAGGATGGAGTCCTATTCGGGCTTTATTCCGTTCTGAATTCCAAATATGGCGATGCGAGGCGTATCCTTTTTCCTTTAAAGGAAAGATTTCCTAAAAGATTATCCATTAGACTTGGGGTTTTGGAAATCCAAAAAAGAGATCCAAATATTAATAAAAAAGAATATATCAGGGAATTGGTAGAAGTAGCATCGATTGCACTCCAATCCCAATTATCCACACTTGCAGAAACTTTACTTCTGGAATCCATTAAGATCACGGAAGAAGAAAAGCTGGATCCAAGAATTCTCGCGGAACAATACGATTTTTTAGCGGGAGTATACGAACAATCAGGTTCCGTATTTAGATCCATCGTCTCGGTCCGTAAGGCGATCCAATATACTTCTTCTCCGGAAGATTCGAAAAAATACGAATTACATCTGGCATTTTTACTCAGAGGAAATCCTCCGGGTAAAATACAAGAATCGGAAGAGATCATCCAAAATATTCTCAAGAACGATCCTAACAATCATTACGCGTACTATCTTTTGGGGATCGTGTTATTCCAATCCGAAAAATTGGAAGCAAGTAGGAGCGCATTCGAACAAGCAATCCGGTTGGAACCGAAATCTTCCGTATATCATTTTTACAGGGCTTCTACTTTGGAAAAACTCGGAAGGATACCTGAGATGGAAGCTGACCTTCGTAAGTCCATGGAATTAGATCCGGAAAATCCGATCGCTTATAACTACTTAGGATATCACTATTCCGAAAAAGGGATCCGTTTAGACGAGGCATTGGATCTCATCCGAAAAGCAGTGGAACTAGCTCCTGATAACGAGGCTTACCAGGATAGTTTGGGCTGGATCTATTATAAAAAGGGAAGAGTGGATGAGGCTTTATTACATTTGAATCTTGCCTTTCAGATTCTGCAGGATAAAAACGAATTTGATCCTACGATCTGTGAACATTTAGGAGATGTTCATCATGAAAGAAGAGAATTTGCGGACGCTAGACGATTCTGGGAAAAATCGGAAACTCTTTTTCAAAAGAAGGAAGACAAAGTACGAATTCGAGAAAAATTGGAGAGGTTAAGAACGAATCCGGTCTCGAATAAATCTTAG
- a CDS encoding enoyl-CoA hydratase/isomerase family protein — protein sequence MLDVEKNGHILELYIKTNETNSLGREFFRKFREVLEQAESDRTVKSILLSGRNDKFFSNGFDPEIFVGKNLEEIKEVLREALGACGRVLFSPKPVVCAMNGHSMGVGAVIAIFSDYRILVEKKGRLGFPESLIGINFPSTAGTVLKDLVGMKTARDLLYSGRGLKADEAVQVGLVEESATPEEVIPKARKWCSQFQDMAMESVIGVKIALRDSQRLLADTLEKRDVELLAQAIASSNGQEGMKSILERRRPVFT from the coding sequence ATGTTGGACGTAGAAAAAAACGGTCATATTTTAGAACTTTATATCAAAACAAACGAGACCAATTCTTTAGGAAGGGAATTTTTTCGCAAATTTAGGGAAGTGTTGGAACAAGCGGAAAGCGACAGAACCGTGAAATCGATACTTCTATCCGGAAGAAACGACAAGTTTTTTTCCAACGGATTCGATCCTGAGATCTTTGTAGGCAAAAACCTAGAAGAAATTAAGGAAGTTCTGAGAGAAGCGCTCGGAGCCTGCGGAAGAGTTTTATTTTCTCCCAAGCCTGTGGTTTGTGCAATGAACGGGCACTCTATGGGAGTGGGAGCGGTTATTGCTATATTCTCCGACTACAGAATTTTAGTGGAGAAAAAAGGAAGATTAGGTTTTCCTGAATCGTTAATCGGCATTAATTTTCCATCCACTGCGGGAACCGTTCTAAAAGATCTAGTCGGAATGAAGACCGCTCGAGATCTTTTATATAGCGGAAGAGGACTAAAAGCGGACGAGGCGGTTCAAGTCGGACTAGTCGAAGAATCAGCTACTCCCGAAGAAGTCATTCCGAAAGCCAGAAAATGGTGTTCTCAATTCCAGGATATGGCAATGGAGTCCGTGATAGGAGTGAAAATCGCTCTTAGAGATTCTCAACGTCTACTTGCGGATACTTTAGAAAAGAGAGATGTGGAACTTCTCGCTCAAGCGATCGCTAGTTCTAATGGGCAGGAAGGAATGAAATCTATCCTAGAAAGAAGACGCCCCGTCTTTACCTGA
- a CDS encoding AraC family transcriptional regulator — MDIETGYLVFGAAFGCIWSLGILLSPASLGERTRASLIMFFSSLWLVGGATFLSGLVRTYPILYGIHIPFALGIAPLLYIHFQITLLGLEISRKEILLHFFPNLFCIILLLPFWLGGEEFRIRTLQEITQARSYSSILAFLQITPKISILSYFLPLLWMYRSYLFRSEQDENEERARRMFLIFICLVCLVIFWGLTGSILRRIEFVKESIFSLPVLLVVGFLLSQREPNWLGFVGKSLREVRYKKSRLKGMDESKIKDRLESLMRREKVYADEDLTLSQLADELGLTNHQLSEFLNQRLSMKFSDYINSWRIEEAKVLLLEDPDRSILAISESVGFNSKSAFNEAFKKFADSTPSEFRKTAVMYKASLKF, encoded by the coding sequence ATGGATATAGAAACAGGATATTTAGTTTTTGGGGCGGCTTTCGGCTGCATCTGGTCCTTGGGAATCTTACTTTCTCCTGCGTCTTTAGGAGAAAGGACCAGGGCTTCCCTAATCATGTTCTTTTCTTCTCTCTGGTTAGTAGGTGGGGCAACTTTTCTTTCCGGATTAGTCAGAACTTATCCAATTTTATATGGGATCCATATCCCTTTTGCATTGGGGATCGCTCCTCTCCTTTATATCCACTTTCAGATCACTTTACTCGGACTGGAAATTTCTAGAAAAGAGATACTTCTTCATTTTTTCCCCAATCTATTCTGTATAATTTTACTTTTACCGTTTTGGTTAGGTGGGGAAGAATTTAGAATTCGCACATTACAAGAGATCACTCAAGCTCGCAGTTACTCCAGTATACTTGCGTTCTTGCAAATCACTCCTAAGATTTCGATCCTTTCTTATTTTCTACCTTTGCTTTGGATGTACAGAAGTTACTTATTTCGTTCTGAACAAGACGAGAATGAGGAAAGAGCCAGAAGAATGTTCCTAATTTTCATCTGCCTAGTTTGTCTCGTGATCTTTTGGGGATTGACCGGATCCATTTTAAGAAGGATCGAATTCGTAAAAGAAAGTATATTCAGTCTTCCGGTTTTACTGGTGGTGGGGTTTTTACTATCTCAAAGAGAGCCAAATTGGCTAGGTTTTGTAGGAAAAAGTTTAAGAGAAGTCCGTTATAAAAAGTCCAGACTGAAGGGAATGGATGAATCCAAAATTAAGGACCGTTTGGAATCATTGATGAGAAGAGAGAAAGTCTATGCAGACGAAGATCTTACACTTTCTCAACTTGCTGACGAGCTAGGATTAACAAATCACCAGCTTTCTGAATTTTTGAACCAACGTCTATCCATGAAATTTTCGGATTATATCAATTCATGGAGAATAGAAGAAGCAAAAGTTTTGCTATTGGAAGATCCGGATCGTTCCATTTTGGCAATCTCTGAATCAGTCGGATTCAATTCTAAATCCGCATTTAATGAAGCATTTAAGAAATTTGCGGATTCTACGCCTAGCGAATTCAGAAAAACCGCAGTAATGTATAAAGCTTCGTTAAAATTTTAA
- a CDS encoding glycerol-3-phosphate dehydrogenase/oxidase: MARTKDAKTSPFPISSHVFDTLVIGGGITGATTLWDSTLRGLKVLLVEKNDFASGTTQATSKLIHGGLRYLKNAEFGLVRESLRERRILAKISPHALKTLGFIIPVYSNAEKLITNVGLRMYDYFSYDRNKDISSDSWIPKFRSLSPEEVVMEAPSLPRKGLKGGFLYYDYQNTNPERHTCEFIFSAEKKGGMALNYTELVAISRQGDVYQAILKDKRSGKTYPIFAKTVVNAAGPWADFIESLAGVGMDKVLVRSKGIHIITRALTVSKAIVLKKRDKTHMFVLPWRGKTIIGTTDTVFSDSPDKFKVTKSDIQGLLEEINVAFGYSDLTESDVDFFYGGMRPLVEDPGEKSDTYNASRKTEILDHKEKGLPGFFTALGGKYTTSRHLAEKITDKLCEYLPGNFLPCETEQIPLYSGEFSDHSSLVKGLTKKYPKLSGEYLETLGARYGSLAYEVLKYQKTNDGSVSLSNGEKFSTAEIRYIASEEKIEKGTDFFFRRSGVGVPGAPSSESLHTIVEELGKTLGWNSARKKSETSEILSRYHF, translated from the coding sequence ATGGCCAGAACGAAAGACGCTAAAACTTCTCCTTTTCCGATTTCCTCCCATGTTTTCGATACCTTAGTGATAGGGGGAGGAATTACGGGTGCCACTACTTTGTGGGATTCCACCTTACGCGGGTTAAAGGTGCTCCTGGTGGAAAAAAACGATTTTGCTTCCGGGACAACTCAGGCAACTTCCAAGTTGATCCATGGAGGTTTAAGATATTTAAAAAATGCGGAGTTCGGTTTGGTAAGAGAATCTTTAAGAGAAAGAAGAATACTCGCAAAGATCAGTCCTCACGCACTTAAAACATTAGGCTTTATTATTCCAGTATATTCTAATGCTGAAAAGTTGATCACGAATGTCGGCCTTAGAATGTACGATTATTTTTCGTACGATAGAAACAAGGATATCAGTTCGGATTCCTGGATCCCTAAATTCAGATCTTTATCTCCGGAAGAGGTTGTAATGGAAGCGCCTAGTCTGCCCAGAAAAGGACTCAAAGGCGGATTTTTATATTACGATTATCAGAACACAAATCCGGAAAGGCATACTTGCGAGTTCATTTTCTCTGCTGAAAAAAAAGGAGGAATGGCGCTTAATTATACCGAGTTAGTTGCGATCTCAAGACAAGGAGACGTATACCAAGCAATCTTAAAGGATAAAAGAAGCGGCAAAACTTATCCTATATTTGCAAAAACGGTAGTAAATGCAGCCGGTCCATGGGCGGATTTTATTGAATCTCTAGCTGGCGTCGGAATGGACAAAGTGTTAGTCCGGTCCAAAGGAATTCATATCATAACTAGGGCTTTGACGGTCTCCAAGGCAATTGTTTTGAAAAAAAGGGACAAGACACATATGTTCGTTCTACCTTGGAGAGGCAAAACGATCATTGGGACTACGGACACAGTATTCTCGGACTCGCCGGATAAATTTAAGGTCACCAAATCCGACATACAAGGTCTATTAGAAGAAATTAATGTAGCTTTCGGATATTCCGACCTGACCGAATCGGATGTGGACTTTTTCTATGGAGGAATGAGACCTCTTGTGGAAGATCCCGGTGAAAAATCGGACACATACAATGCTTCCCGTAAAACTGAAATTTTAGACCATAAGGAAAAAGGACTTCCTGGATTCTTCACTGCATTGGGTGGAAAATATACTACCAGTCGACATTTAGCGGAGAAGATCACTGATAAACTATGCGAATATCTGCCGGGAAATTTTCTGCCTTGTGAAACGGAGCAGATCCCGCTTTATTCCGGAGAATTTTCGGACCATTCCTCTTTAGTCAAAGGGTTAACAAAAAAATATCCTAAACTTTCCGGAGAATACCTGGAAACATTAGGCGCTCGGTATGGAAGTTTAGCTTACGAAGTACTCAAATACCAAAAAACAAACGACGGATCGGTAAGTCTGAGCAACGGAGAAAAATTCAGTACAGCCGAAATACGTTATATAGCTTCTGAAGAAAAAATAGAGAAGGGAACGGATTTCTTCTTCCGAAGATCCGGAGTGGGGGTGCCGGGAGCTCCTTCTTCCGAATCGCTTCATACGATTGTTGAGGAATTAGGTAAGACATTAGGTTGGAACTCTGCTCGCAAAAAGTCGGAAACATCGGAGATACTTTCTCGTTATCATTTTTGA
- a CDS encoding FAD-binding oxidoreductase: MFYHELNPKIDYSRSNLRWNAWGANDQDFGRKAQMPEILKLLQREFKLDSIRETPAVSLDEIRLTNSKLSPNDIKNLSAIVGKNNLKTDRYERIFHSAGRSYYDVVRLHFNTLKSFVDGVVYPKKDSEIIKILEYCSKNKITIIPFGGGSSVVGGLEVVKGKGQKAVLSLDMTEMKELVSFDPISMTATFQAGIYGPKLEYGLNLKGYTLGHFPQSFEYSTLGGWVAARSAGQQSNRYGKIEEILISAKLISPSGTVETLRAPATSIGPDWNQIIAGSEGLLGIISEVTVKIHKIPETRKYFGLVFSDLLSSINFIRKANQEEIKTSMMRLSDANETRLYEYLGELGKKNTPIRKFKKFLQNSYLKFTGIGENKCVVLVGLDGSRQEVDHSFNSLKKLWKKGGAVFAGEKLGQNWIHSRYNMPFLRNHVMQYGMGVDTMETSSTYDKLEDLHQAGIESLQTSIPGSIAMCHLSHSYHEGACLYYTILFPMDAKKPEDQWFKMKRSVSDTFTSFKAPISHHHGVGLDHKKWYESSLGKPGIEALNGLKKVLDQKEILNPGKVFHS, encoded by the coding sequence ATGTTCTACCACGAGCTCAATCCCAAAATCGACTATTCCAGATCGAATCTTAGATGGAACGCCTGGGGTGCAAACGATCAAGACTTTGGTAGAAAGGCGCAGATGCCTGAAATACTCAAACTTCTCCAAAGAGAGTTCAAGTTAGACTCTATCCGCGAAACTCCTGCAGTTTCCTTGGACGAGATCAGGCTAACGAATAGCAAATTAAGTCCTAACGATATCAAGAACCTAAGTGCGATCGTAGGGAAAAATAATCTTAAAACGGATAGATACGAAAGGATCTTTCATTCTGCCGGTAGAAGTTACTACGACGTTGTTCGACTTCACTTTAACACTCTCAAATCATTCGTAGACGGAGTGGTTTATCCTAAAAAAGATTCCGAAATCATTAAAATTTTAGAATATTGTTCCAAAAACAAGATCACTATCATCCCATTCGGAGGAGGATCTTCCGTAGTAGGCGGCTTAGAAGTCGTAAAAGGAAAAGGACAAAAGGCGGTTCTATCCTTGGACATGACCGAAATGAAAGAGCTAGTATCTTTCGATCCGATCAGCATGACAGCAACCTTCCAAGCAGGGATCTACGGACCTAAACTGGAATATGGACTCAATTTAAAAGGATACACTTTGGGACATTTCCCTCAGTCCTTCGAATATTCCACTTTGGGCGGATGGGTCGCCGCAAGAAGTGCGGGACAACAATCCAACAGATATGGAAAAATAGAAGAGATACTGATCTCTGCGAAACTGATCAGCCCGAGCGGAACTGTAGAAACTTTAAGAGCACCTGCTACTTCTATAGGCCCGGATTGGAATCAGATCATTGCAGGTAGCGAAGGACTTCTGGGAATTATTTCGGAAGTTACAGTAAAGATACACAAGATCCCGGAAACTAGAAAATATTTCGGACTCGTATTTTCCGATCTGCTCTCTTCCATCAATTTTATTCGAAAAGCCAACCAAGAAGAGATCAAAACTTCCATGATGAGACTTTCGGATGCGAACGAAACCAGACTTTACGAATATCTGGGAGAATTAGGAAAGAAGAATACACCAATCCGAAAATTCAAAAAATTCCTACAGAATTCCTACCTTAAGTTCACCGGGATCGGTGAGAATAAATGTGTGGTCTTGGTCGGCCTGGATGGATCTAGACAAGAAGTTGATCATTCTTTCAATAGCCTCAAAAAACTTTGGAAAAAAGGCGGAGCCGTCTTCGCCGGTGAAAAGTTAGGACAGAACTGGATCCACAGCAGATATAATATGCCATTCCTCAGAAACCACGTAATGCAGTATGGAATGGGAGTGGATACGATGGAAACTTCCAGCACGTACGATAAGTTGGAAGACCTACATCAGGCAGGAATTGAGTCCTTACAAACTTCCATCCCAGGTTCGATCGCAATGTGCCATTTATCTCATAGCTATCATGAGGGAGCTTGTTTGTATTATACTATCTTATTCCCGATGGACGCAAAAAAACCGGAAGATCAATGGTTTAAGATGAAAAGATCCGTTTCTGATACCTTCACTTCATTCAAAGCTCCGATCAGTCACCACCATGGAGTAGGTTTAGATCACAAAAAATGGTACGAATCCAGTTTAGGCAAACCAGGAATAGAAGCTTTGAACGGACTTAAGAAAGTACTGGATCAAAAAGAAATTTTGAATCCTGGAAAAGTATTCCATTCTTAA
- a CDS encoding cysteine desulfurase family protein, with product MKRIKYFDYNATHPPIPGLLNKILEEYEDDFFNPSGPTRFSLARQGKIEEARKVLAKLTGKDPKGFVFVSSGTEADYSLVYFAKQFIKTIAYLSPFEHAAMYSSFRSLGIPYKVLNTDRSGLVSPSELESNLKNEPGPVFVLHAGNETGVIQPIQELAEISEKYGMPFYSDLIQSFSKIPVPFSVLNGFTFSGHKIGGGLGSSVLWFDPKHLPEGGVFQGGNQENGHRAGTENSPSIIALAEAAKIQFAEMENKNKRLEYYRNKIESKLKSLGAEIVAENSPRLFSTTFALLPLDDLDFFMMGMEEKGFAVSTGSSCKSRSREAAPSLLAMGYSNDEALRAIRISTGLYTTKEEVDSLLLALEETILSIK from the coding sequence ATGAAAAGAATTAAATACTTCGATTATAATGCGACCCATCCTCCTATCCCAGGTTTATTAAATAAGATCTTAGAAGAATATGAGGATGATTTTTTTAATCCTTCCGGACCTACACGATTTTCTTTAGCCAGACAGGGCAAAATCGAAGAGGCTCGAAAAGTTTTAGCAAAACTCACAGGGAAAGATCCGAAAGGGTTTGTATTCGTATCTTCCGGTACGGAAGCCGATTATTCTCTCGTTTACTTTGCAAAACAATTTATCAAAACTATCGCCTATCTTTCTCCTTTCGAACATGCTGCCATGTATTCTTCTTTTAGAAGTTTAGGAATTCCTTATAAAGTTTTGAATACAGATAGATCCGGGCTTGTTTCCCCTTCCGAATTAGAATCTAATCTCAAAAATGAGCCCGGCCCTGTATTCGTATTACACGCAGGTAACGAAACAGGTGTGATCCAACCAATCCAAGAATTAGCCGAAATTTCCGAGAAATACGGAATGCCATTTTATTCCGATCTAATCCAATCATTCTCCAAAATCCCAGTGCCTTTTTCCGTTCTGAACGGATTCACATTCTCCGGTCATAAAATCGGCGGCGGGCTCGGTTCTTCCGTCTTATGGTTCGACCCGAAACATCTACCGGAAGGAGGAGTATTCCAAGGAGGAAATCAAGAGAATGGACACAGAGCCGGAACTGAAAATTCTCCTTCTATTATTGCCTTGGCAGAAGCAGCTAAAATCCAGTTTGCGGAAATGGAGAATAAGAACAAAAGGCTGGAATATTATAGAAATAAGATAGAATCCAAACTCAAAAGTTTGGGTGCAGAGATCGTGGCAGAAAATTCACCTAGACTTTTTTCCACAACGTTCGCTCTACTTCCTTTGGACGATCTGGACTTTTTTATGATGGGAATGGAAGAGAAAGGATTTGCAGTTTCAACAGGTTCATCTTGTAAATCCAGGTCCAGAGAAGCAGCGCCTTCTTTACTCGCAATGGGATATTCTAACGACGAAGCGCTTAGA